A genomic region of Streptomyces sp. R33 contains the following coding sequences:
- a CDS encoding SPOR domain-containing protein, giving the protein MNDGGALLQWLVIRQDDNGNRYRVGRYSTRAEAQKVVDSLEDRGHKQLYWVERIGQTATTN; this is encoded by the coding sequence ATGAACGACGGCGGTGCCCTGCTCCAATGGCTGGTCATACGTCAGGACGACAACGGCAACCGCTACCGGGTGGGCCGGTACTCCACCCGGGCCGAGGCCCAGAAGGTCGTCGACAGCCTCGAAGACAGAGGCCACAAGCAGCTGTACTGGGTCGAGCGGATCGGTCAGACGGCCACGACGAACTGA
- a CDS encoding (deoxy)nucleoside triphosphate pyrophosphohydrolase yields MTVRVVVGGALCHEGRLLAARRSAPPELAGRWELPGGKAEQGESVPEALVRELREELGVEAEPLERIPGEWPLRPGLVLHVWTARLLSGEPAPLEDHDELRWLGPEELDSVDWLDQDRPAVAEAGRRLRAERDEQHARSHGGA; encoded by the coding sequence ATGACGGTACGAGTGGTCGTGGGCGGAGCCCTTTGTCATGAGGGCCGCCTGCTGGCCGCCCGCCGCAGCGCACCCCCGGAGCTGGCCGGACGCTGGGAGCTGCCGGGCGGGAAGGCCGAGCAGGGCGAGTCCGTGCCCGAGGCGCTCGTACGCGAACTGCGCGAGGAGCTCGGCGTGGAGGCCGAGCCGCTGGAGCGGATCCCGGGGGAGTGGCCGCTCAGGCCCGGGCTCGTCCTGCACGTGTGGACCGCACGGCTGCTGTCCGGCGAACCCGCACCGCTCGAGGACCACGACGAGCTGCGCTGGCTCGGACCCGAGGAGCTCGACTCGGTGGACTGGCTCGACCAGGACCGGCCGGCGGTCGCCGAGGCCGGACGCCGGCTGCGCGCCGAGCGCGACGAGCAGCACGCCAGGTCGCACGGGGGCGCGTGA
- a CDS encoding ATP-binding protein, with product MIGVIDTDGECAEWAFPAEPGVVRTARHAVRGTLGSWGLDSVGDVTVLLVSELVTNSLRYASGPIGVRLVRRNPASGSVTGGAALLVEVSDPLPDPPRERVAKPDDEGGRGLHLVAASAQRWGTRHGKSGKTVWFELALPGE from the coding sequence GTGATCGGCGTGATCGACACAGACGGTGAATGCGCCGAGTGGGCCTTCCCCGCCGAACCCGGAGTCGTACGCACCGCCCGGCACGCCGTCCGCGGCACGCTCGGATCCTGGGGCCTGGACTCCGTCGGCGACGTCACCGTCCTGCTGGTCAGCGAGCTGGTCACCAATTCACTGAGGTACGCCTCCGGTCCCATCGGCGTCCGGCTGGTGCGGCGCAATCCGGCCAGTGGAAGTGTGACGGGAGGCGCCGCCCTGCTCGTGGAGGTTTCCGATCCGCTTCCGGATCCGCCCCGTGAACGGGTCGCGAAGCCGGACGACGAGGGGGGCCGGGGTCTTCACCTGGTGGCCGCCTCCGCACAGCGCTGGGGGACGCGGCACGGGAAATCGGGCAAGACCGTGTGGTTCGAGTTGGCACTTCCTGGTGAGTAA